The following coding sequences are from one Devosia yakushimensis window:
- the hisD gene encoding histidinol dehydrogenase, whose amino-acid sequence MPIRLDSASSDFEQSFVALLGGKREASQEVGDVVAAIIADVRTRGDDAVVELTNKFDHTHFTAADLRISPEEIDRASARVSDEVRAALQTAHDRVKAHHEKQLPTDHIYQDALGVTLGTRWTPVDAVGIYVPGGLATYPSTVIMGAVPAKLAGVGRIALAVPTPGGQISAVVLLAAKIAGVTEIYRIGGAQAIAALAYGTETVGRVDKIVGPGNAYVAAAKRQVFGQVGIDSIAGPSEVLVIADGSANPAWIAADLIAQAEHGGGAQSILVTTEKGLADAVEAEVDRQLSLLPRQDIAREGWDEFGAVITVASLDEAAALANRIASEHVELALDDPDVILPAIRHAGAIFLGHHTPEAIGDYVGGSNHVLPTARSARFASGLGVLDFMKRTSLLRCDPASLAALREAAVTLAEVEALDGHGRSISIRLNH is encoded by the coding sequence ATGCCGATCCGCCTCGATAGCGCCAGTTCCGATTTCGAGCAGAGCTTTGTGGCCCTGCTCGGCGGCAAGCGTGAAGCCAGCCAGGAAGTGGGCGATGTCGTCGCCGCCATCATCGCCGATGTCCGCACGCGCGGCGACGATGCCGTGGTCGAGCTGACCAACAAGTTCGACCACACCCATTTCACCGCTGCCGACCTGCGGATTTCTCCCGAGGAAATCGACCGCGCCTCCGCCCGCGTCTCCGATGAGGTCCGCGCGGCGCTGCAGACCGCCCATGATCGCGTCAAGGCGCACCACGAAAAGCAGCTGCCCACCGACCATATCTATCAGGACGCGCTCGGCGTCACCCTGGGCACGCGCTGGACTCCGGTCGACGCCGTGGGCATCTATGTGCCGGGTGGGCTCGCCACATATCCATCCACCGTCATCATGGGCGCCGTCCCCGCCAAGCTGGCCGGCGTCGGGCGTATCGCCCTGGCCGTACCCACCCCGGGCGGTCAGATCAGCGCCGTCGTCCTCCTGGCCGCCAAGATTGCCGGCGTCACCGAGATTTACCGCATCGGCGGCGCCCAGGCTATTGCGGCTCTGGCTTATGGGACTGAAACGGTCGGCCGCGTCGACAAGATTGTCGGGCCCGGCAATGCCTATGTCGCCGCCGCAAAGCGCCAGGTCTTCGGCCAGGTCGGCATCGATTCCATCGCCGGTCCCTCCGAAGTGCTCGTCATTGCCGATGGTTCGGCCAATCCGGCCTGGATCGCTGCCGATCTCATCGCCCAGGCCGAACACGGAGGCGGGGCCCAGTCCATTCTCGTCACCACCGAAAAGGGCCTGGCCGACGCTGTCGAAGCCGAAGTCGATCGCCAGCTCTCCCTCTTGCCCAGGCAGGATATCGCCCGAGAGGGTTGGGACGAATTCGGCGCCGTCATCACCGTCGCCTCGCTCGATGAAGCCGCCGCCCTCGCCAATCGCATCGCTTCCGAACATGTGGAACTGGCGCTCGATGATCCCGATGTCATCCTGCCCGCCATCCGCCATGCCGGTGCGATCTTCCTGGGTCATCACACGCCCGAAGCCATTGGCGACTATGTCGGCGGCTCCAATCACGTGCTGCCCACCGCCCGCTCGGCCCGCTTTGCCTCGGGCCTCGGCGTGCTCGATTTCATGAAGCGCACGTCATTGCTGCGCTGCGATCCCGCTTCGCTTGCCGCGCTCCGGGAGGCCGCCGTCACCCTTGCCGAGGTGGAGGCCCTCGATGGCCATGGCCGGTCCATCTCCATCCGGCTCAACCATTGA
- a CDS encoding DUF2948 family protein: protein MTDLKLMALDTEDLDVISAHVQDAVVRVADMGYARGDRRFALLMNRYDWESDKPRGKGVRKRAALHFDAVQSVVTAGFDPNAHDGVLSLLAISFIPLDGPAGMVELSFAGGGTVRLGVECLEARLSDLGAAWAAAAKPAHTLD from the coding sequence ATGACCGATCTCAAGCTTATGGCGCTTGATACCGAAGATCTTGATGTAATCTCCGCCCATGTGCAGGACGCCGTGGTGCGGGTGGCCGATATGGGCTACGCCCGCGGCGACCGGCGTTTTGCCCTGCTGATGAACCGCTACGATTGGGAAAGCGACAAACCGCGTGGCAAGGGTGTCCGCAAGCGGGCGGCACTGCATTTCGATGCCGTGCAATCGGTCGTCACCGCCGGCTTCGATCCCAACGCCCATGATGGTGTGCTCAGCCTTCTGGCCATCTCCTTCATCCCCCTCGATGGTCCCGCCGGCATGGTCGAACTCAGCTTTGCCGGCGGCGGCACGGTCCGCCTGGGCGTCGAATGCCTTGAAGCGCGCCTGTCCGATCTCGGCGCCGCCTGGGCCGCCGCTGCCAAACCCGCCCACACTCTCGACTGA